The following proteins are encoded in a genomic region of Saccharopolyspora antimicrobica:
- a CDS encoding 3-hydroxybutyrate dehydrogenase translates to MSDRSTGTDRTDTAPATGLAGKRALVTGAASGIGAAVARRLADAGAEVVAVDRAAAKVEALATEIGAEALVVDLNDAEAAADLGDRADIVVNNAGMQHVAPVHEFPADVFSSMLRVMVESPFRIVRAALPGMYSRGWGRIINISSVHGKRASPYKSAYVTAKHAIEGLSKSIALEGAAYGVTSNCLCPGFVRTPLVERQVAEQARLHRVPEAQVVEDVLLSRTPVKRLVEPDEVAALAIWLCGPGTASISGASFSIDGGWTAN, encoded by the coding sequence ATGAGTGATCGCTCGACCGGAACGGATCGAACCGACACTGCGCCCGCCACGGGTCTGGCGGGCAAACGGGCCCTGGTCACCGGCGCGGCCAGCGGGATCGGCGCGGCGGTGGCCCGGCGGCTGGCCGACGCCGGGGCGGAGGTCGTCGCCGTCGACCGGGCCGCGGCCAAGGTCGAGGCGCTCGCGACCGAGATCGGGGCCGAAGCCCTGGTGGTCGACCTCAACGACGCGGAGGCCGCCGCGGACCTAGGCGACCGCGCCGACATCGTGGTCAACAACGCGGGCATGCAGCACGTGGCACCGGTCCACGAGTTCCCGGCGGACGTCTTCAGCAGCATGCTGCGGGTGATGGTGGAGTCGCCGTTCCGGATCGTGCGAGCTGCGCTGCCGGGCATGTACAGCCGCGGCTGGGGGCGCATCATCAACATCTCCTCCGTGCACGGCAAGCGCGCCTCGCCGTACAAGAGCGCCTACGTCACCGCCAAGCACGCGATCGAGGGGCTGTCCAAGTCGATCGCGCTGGAAGGTGCGGCGTACGGCGTGACGTCGAACTGCCTGTGCCCCGGGTTCGTCCGCACTCCGCTGGTGGAGCGCCAGGTCGCCGAGCAGGCCCGGTTGCACCGGGTGCCCGAAGCCCAGGTGGTGGAGGACGTCCTGCTGTCGCGAACCCCGGTGAAGCGCCTGGTGGAACCCGACGAGGTCGCCGCGCTGGCGATCTGGCTGTGCGGACCGGGCACCGCGTCCATCAGCGGTGCCTCGTTCTCGATCGACGGCGGCTGGACCGCGAACTGA
- a CDS encoding MFS transporter, with amino-acid sequence MTTKSAPGRSSTARVVVASLVGTTVEWYDFFLYGSAAALVFNKLFFPAHDPLVGTMLAFITYAVGFIARPLGGLVFGHYGDRLGRKKLLVLSLIMMGGATFLIGLLPTYQAAGVVAPLLLTALRLVQGFAIGGEWGGAVLIVSEHGSARHRGFWASWPQAGVPLGNLLGTAVLAVLAAVQTEEAFLAWGWRVAFLLSGVLVLIGLWVRLAVAESPVFLEAASKAAERGEADKPPILEVLRRYRSEVLTAMGARFAENVVYYVLTSFVLTYVAVFLELPRGLALNASLIAAVVHFISIPLWGALSDRIGRRPVYLVGAIGTGVWAFAFFTMLDTRSFFVITFATTVGLVLHGAMYGPQAAYFAELFGTRVRYSGASIGYQLASIVAGSLAPIIATALLAGFGSAVPISIYVALCSLVTIIAVVRSPETHKRDLSADHGV; translated from the coding sequence ATGACCACCAAGTCAGCTCCGGGGAGATCGTCCACCGCGCGGGTGGTGGTGGCGAGCCTGGTCGGCACCACCGTCGAGTGGTACGACTTCTTCCTCTACGGCTCGGCCGCCGCGCTGGTGTTCAACAAGCTGTTCTTCCCGGCGCACGACCCGCTGGTCGGCACCATGCTGGCGTTCATCACCTACGCGGTCGGGTTCATCGCGCGGCCGCTGGGCGGGCTGGTGTTCGGCCACTACGGCGACCGGCTCGGCCGCAAGAAGCTGCTGGTGCTGAGCCTGATCATGATGGGCGGCGCGACGTTCCTGATCGGCCTGCTGCCCACGTACCAGGCGGCTGGCGTGGTGGCTCCGCTGCTGCTGACCGCGCTGCGGCTGGTGCAGGGCTTCGCGATCGGCGGCGAGTGGGGCGGTGCGGTGCTCATCGTCTCCGAGCACGGTTCCGCGCGGCACCGCGGTTTCTGGGCGTCGTGGCCGCAGGCGGGCGTGCCGCTGGGCAACCTGCTGGGCACCGCGGTGCTGGCGGTGCTGGCCGCGGTGCAGACCGAGGAGGCCTTCCTGGCCTGGGGCTGGCGGGTCGCCTTCCTGCTGTCCGGGGTGCTGGTGCTGATCGGCCTGTGGGTGCGGCTGGCGGTCGCGGAGTCGCCGGTGTTCCTGGAAGCGGCCAGCAAGGCCGCGGAGCGGGGCGAGGCGGACAAACCGCCGATCCTGGAGGTGCTCCGCCGGTACCGCAGCGAGGTCCTCACGGCGATGGGCGCCCGGTTCGCGGAGAACGTCGTCTACTACGTCCTGACCTCGTTCGTGCTCACCTACGTCGCGGTGTTCCTGGAGCTGCCGCGCGGTCTGGCGCTGAACGCGTCGCTGATCGCCGCGGTGGTGCACTTCATCAGCATTCCGCTGTGGGGCGCGCTGTCGGACCGGATCGGGCGGCGGCCGGTGTACCTGGTGGGCGCGATCGGCACCGGTGTCTGGGCCTTCGCGTTCTTCACGATGCTGGACACCAGGTCGTTCTTCGTGATCACCTTCGCCACCACGGTCGGCCTGGTGCTCCACGGCGCGATGTACGGCCCGCAGGCCGCGTACTTCGCGGAGCTCTTCGGCACCCGCGTGCGGTACTCGGGGGCGTCGATCGGCTACCAGCTGGCGTCGATCGTGGCCGGCTCGCTGGCCCCGATCATCGCGACCGCGCTGCTGGCCGGCTTCGGCTCGGCGGTGCCGATCTCGATCTACGTGGCGCTGTGCTCGCTGGTCACCATCATCGCGGTGGTGCGCTCGCCGGAGACCCACAAGCGCGACCTGTCGGCCGACCACGGCGTCTGA
- a CDS encoding chorismate mutase produces the protein MNATVDGDQPQAEQTAATIDDFRGEIDHLDAEILRLIKRRAEVSRQIGQARMAAGGPRIVYNREMDVLARYRELGPEGRELAMILLRLGRGRLGH, from the coding sequence ATGAACGCCACAGTGGACGGTGACCAGCCGCAGGCCGAGCAGACCGCGGCGACCATCGACGACTTCCGCGGGGAGATCGACCACCTGGACGCCGAGATCCTGCGCCTGATCAAGCGCCGCGCCGAGGTCTCCCGCCAGATCGGCCAGGCCCGCATGGCCGCAGGCGGTCCGCGCATCGTCTACAACCGCGAGATGGACGTGCTCGCCCGCTACCGCGAACTCGGCCCGGAGGGCCGCGAGCTCGCGATGATCCTGCTCCGCCTGGGCCGCGGCCGCCTGGGCCACTGA
- a CDS encoding DedA family protein, with the protein MDLINQIDAAIREFIAWAATLNPWFCVLAALVLLVLETSLFIGVLVPGEATLLLTVAILGTGWAPALFAAAVLGNLLGSSGGYWLGRLLGPGLRSTWVGRKIGERRWQTAEQVVQESGGRALITMRFVAVVHAVVPAVVGTLRMPYRRFLGLVAIAAMLWAGVQTTVAVLFGEAARAVGYGWTVIALTTVAALATGVLVFRSVRRNAAQRAVPEPVESCAGRNAI; encoded by the coding sequence GCATGGGCCGCGACGCTCAACCCGTGGTTCTGCGTGCTGGCCGCACTCGTTCTGCTCGTGCTGGAAACCTCCCTCTTCATCGGTGTGCTGGTCCCCGGCGAGGCCACCCTGCTGCTGACCGTCGCCATCCTCGGCACCGGCTGGGCACCCGCCCTGTTCGCCGCCGCGGTGCTGGGCAACCTGCTCGGATCGAGCGGCGGCTACTGGCTGGGCCGCCTGCTCGGCCCCGGCCTCCGCAGCACCTGGGTGGGGCGCAAGATCGGCGAGCGCCGGTGGCAGACCGCCGAGCAGGTCGTCCAGGAGTCCGGCGGGCGGGCGCTGATCACGATGCGCTTCGTCGCGGTGGTGCACGCGGTCGTCCCGGCGGTGGTGGGCACCTTGCGGATGCCGTACCGCCGGTTCCTCGGACTGGTGGCGATCGCGGCGATGCTGTGGGCAGGCGTGCAGACGACCGTCGCGGTGCTGTTCGGCGAAGCGGCCCGCGCGGTCGGCTACGGCTGGACGGTGATCGCGCTGACCACGGTGGCCGCCCTCGCCACCGGCGTTCTGGTGTTCCGCAGCGTTCGCCGCAACGCCGCGCAGCGGGCGGTGCCGGAACCGGTCGAGAGCTGCGCCGGGCGGAATGCGATCTGA